The genome window TCTTCTGTAATCAGAATGTCAGTTTGAGGGAGAGTTTCTTCTGAAGTTGCATTGAATTGTGAGTTTTTAAGGCTGATCAGTTCATCTACGATGTAGATGCTTGACAGGATGGAAAGCTTCAGTTGATCTACTGATTTGTGCTTATCCCTCGTTTCCTCAATTTTTTTGTTTAAAAACCAGATGACCTGCTTGAGCTGGGTAGAATTTTCCTTTGCTTTAAAGGTTAGATTCACACCCAATATATTTACTTTAAGCAGGTCATCTTTCATTTCTTAGAATATTTCCAGGTTCTTTGGATATCCTGAGTTTTTGTCTTCTTCAGATTTGATTTCTGCGGTTTCATCAATTTCTGATTCTGCTGGGTCTGTAGTATCCTCAAAAGAAGACTCTACCACTGCCGCTGATTCTTCAACGACAGGGGCTTCGTTCTGAGAATTTTCTGATTCAATTTCAAACTGTTCGGATTGATTGCCTGATTCATCACTATCAGCCTCTTCGCTGTCATTCTCATCATCTGAAACTTCCTCTGACGCACTCGCATCATTGGAATCTTCTGATAAGCTGACTTCAATAGTTTCCTCTTCAGATTCTTCTTCTTGGGAAGATTCCTCTTCAAGAATCACTTCGGGCTGTGCAATTTCAGTATCTTCACTAGCTGAAATAGCTTCAGAAGGTATCTCTTCATCAGCAGTCTCATCATCTCCGCTTTCATCATCCAGTTCGTCAAACTGGTTAAGCGCTCCAATAATCCCTTTTTCAATCACTTCATGCTCACTGGTCAGTGATGATTTCTGGCTTTCCAGCTCAGAGATTCTTTCTTCCAGAAGATTCAATTCCTCTTTCAGATCACTATTTTCTCTTTTCAGCTTTTTAATTAATTGAACTGCGTCGCTGACTTTTGTTTCCAGTAACTGAACTTGATCGAATGTTATCATTGAATTATTACGCTCCTAAAGAAGTTTTAGCTTTTTCTACAAGTGCAGAAAATGCTTTGGGATCTTCGATTGCCATATTTGACAGAGATTTTCTATTGATCTCAATATTGGCAATGTTCAATCCATTGATAAATCTTGAATAACTGATCCCTTCTGCTCTACATGCTGCAGAGATTCTGGCAATCCAAAGCTGACGGAAATCCCGTTTCCGGACTTTTCTGTCTCTATAGGCATACTGTCCTGCTTTGGCTACAGCGTCTTTGGCAACCCGGTGTAGTTTACTCCGGCGTCCCCAATATCCTTTCGCTTCTTTAAGAATCTTTTTTCTATGATCCTTTCTTTTTGTACCGTGTACTGCTCTAGGCATTCTTCAATCCCTTCCTTAACCGTAAGGCAATAAAATTTTCAGTCTTGGAATCTCAGTTTTACTGATCACATCAGGATGTCTGAGTTTCCTCTTTCTCTTGGCTGACTTTTTGGTCAGGATGTGGCGGGTAGCCTGTTTCTTATACTTGGCTTTACCTGTGCCGGTCATCTTAAACCGTTTTGCAGCACTTCTACGTGTCTTCATCTTAGGCATATGAATCCCTCTATTATTTTTTCTGTTTCGGGCTCAGCATCATAGACATGAACCTACCCTCCTGACGGGGAGGGCTGTCTATAACGAATGAACCTTCTTCCAGCAGTTCAATCAATTTATCTAGAACAACACGTCCTAATTCCGTATGAGCCATTTCTCGGCCACGGAAACGAATTGTTACTTTTACTTTATTTCCTTCACCAAGGAATTCCTGAACATGTTTTGTTTTGAATGCAAGATCATGTTTTTCAATCTTGGGCTGCATACGGACTTCTTTCAGCTTAACAAGTTTCTGCTTTTTCTTCTGTTCCCGGTTCTTTTTATCCAGGTCAAATTTATATTTTCCGTAATCCAGGATTTTACACACAGGGGGCTTTGATTGAGGAGCTACTTCTACCAGATCTGCACCGACCTCTTTTGCCATTTCCAGAGCTTCTCTGGTGGACACAATGCCCTTCTGATTTCCCTCATTATCTATGAGTCTTACTTCTCTCACCCTAATCTGCTCATTAATCCTTAAATCTTTAACAGCCAACATTCCTCCTTGGAATTATTCTGATTTGAATAATACTCTTCCTTAACAAAATTAGTGAAAATATAACATGATCGCCTTAGAAGAGTCAAAGGGCATAAATCTCACTAATCACGGGAATATAAAGGAATTAAGCAGTTGTGTCCAGACTGTATTCAA of Oceanispirochaeta crateris contains these proteins:
- the rplT gene encoding 50S ribosomal protein L20, which gives rise to MPRAVHGTKRKDHRKKILKEAKGYWGRRSKLHRVAKDAVAKAGQYAYRDRKVRKRDFRQLWIARISAACRAEGISYSRFINGLNIANIEINRKSLSNMAIEDPKAFSALVEKAKTSLGA
- the zapB gene encoding cell division protein ZapB, coding for MITFDQVQLLETKVSDAVQLIKKLKRENSDLKEELNLLEERISELESQKSSLTSEHEVIEKGIIGALNQFDELDDESGDDETADEEIPSEAISASEDTEIAQPEVILEEESSQEEESEEETIEVSLSEDSNDASASEEVSDDENDSEEADSDESGNQSEQFEIESENSQNEAPVVEESAAVVESSFEDTTDPAESEIDETAEIKSEEDKNSGYPKNLEIF
- the infC gene encoding translation initiation factor IF-3, encoding MLAVKDLRINEQIRVREVRLIDNEGNQKGIVSTREALEMAKEVGADLVEVAPQSKPPVCKILDYGKYKFDLDKKNREQKKKQKLVKLKEVRMQPKIEKHDLAFKTKHVQEFLGEGNKVKVTIRFRGREMAHTELGRVVLDKLIELLEEGSFVIDSPPRQEGRFMSMMLSPKQKK
- the rpmI gene encoding 50S ribosomal protein L35 gives rise to the protein MPKMKTRRSAAKRFKMTGTGKAKYKKQATRHILTKKSAKRKRKLRHPDVISKTEIPRLKILLPYG
- a CDS encoding cell division protein ZapA, with the protein product MKDDLLKVNILGVNLTFKAKENSTQLKQVIWFLNKKIEETRDKHKSVDQLKLSILSSIYIVDELISLKNSQFNATSEETLPQTDILITEEVDRAFQRVIDVLETNVNE